The following nucleotide sequence is from Phycisphaera sp..
CAGGGGCGTCCTCCTTGTCGATCTCTTCGAGGGGTACGAACTCGTAAAAGATGCCGTGGTCAGCGTTCAGCCTCATGCCCGGGTGTCCGAACGTGTCCTGGATTGCGATGAATCCTTCGCTGGCGGGGTACAGCTCTAGGCGGACCGTGATGTCACGCTCGCCGCCGGTGAAGAGCCGCCGGACGGTTGGCTCGAAGGGGTCGTACCGCACGCCGCCGTGGGTGAAGATCGTCAGGTGGGGCCAGACCTCGTCGATGCGGGCCTTGCCGGTGATGGCGAGCACCTTCTCCATCAGCGCCACAGTCCAACTCGGCATGCCGCTGATCATTCGGACATCCTGCGTGCTGGTCAGTTCGGCCATCGCGTCGAGCTTGCTGGGCCAGTGGTCCATCAGCGCGATATCGCGGCCGGGGGAGTAGATGGCGCTTAGGGGCCAGCGGATCTGCTGGGTGGCGATGCCCGAGAGGTCGCCCACAAGGATACCGTTGTCACGGCGATCCAATGCGCTCGAACCGCCCAGGAAGAGCGCCTTGCCGCCCAGCAGCTTGGGCAGCGACACGCCCCAGTTGAGCGCGTGCGCGAAGATATCAAAGGAGGCCTTCTTGTTGGACGCCATCATGGCGTCGGTGATGGGGATGCGTTTGTCGCCGGCGGTCGTGCCACTGGTCTGGCAGAATTGCTTGACCAATCCCGGCCATAGCACGTCGGGCTCGGCGTCCTCCACCATGCGCTCGACGTAGGGCAGGAACGCCACGTAGTCGCGCGCGGGCACCGCCTTGCGATACTCGCTCGCGATCTCGGCGTCGCTGGCCTTCAACACGGTGGCAAAGCCGTACTCGCGCCCAAACGCGGTGCCCTTGGCTTGCTCGAGTAGCCCGCGGAGCTGCGCTCGCTGGATGTACGCGGTGTTGGCGGTCCAGTGCGCGTGGTTGCGGAGCTTCCTGGCCCGGCCGGCCACACAAGCGTGCAGGCCCGCGCCGATGAGCGAGGTCCATCGCAGGGGGCCGGTCTGTTGGATTGGCGCGTTCATGAACCCAAGGCCCGTTAGCCCTCGGTCTTCTCTGGCCCGAGCGACTCGACGAACTCGACCAACTCGGCGGCGAATGGCTCGGGGTGCTCCATCATCGGCACGTGCCCGCAGCGTTCGAACCACACCAGCCGGCTCTTGCTGAGCATTGAGGCGAACTGGTTGGCCGCCTCGGGCGGGGTCACGATGTCCTGCTTGCCCCAGATGAGCAGCGTGGGCACCTCGATCTGCGCCATGCGCGAGCCCAGGTGGTTCCGGCGGGCGCTGCGGCTGAGGCGGACCATCGCGCGCGCGCCGCCGCGTTCACTGAGTTGCTGGTGGGCGCGCTCGATATCGCTCGCGCGCATGTACTTCTCGGGGTCGTAGAACAACTCGCCGATCTTGCGCTCGAGCCACGCCCGGCTGGGGCGCAGCTGGATGTCGCTGACCATCGATTTTTCAATGAGCCCGCTGCTGCCCGCCAGCACCATACCGCGCACCAGGTCGGGCCTTTGCAGCGCGACACGCAGGGCGACATGCCCGCCAAAGCTGTTGCCGACGAGGACGACCGGGTGATCGAAGTGCTGCTCGAGGAAGTCGATGGTCAGGGCGGTGACGCCGTCGATCGAGCAATCCTCGCCGCGCAGGTCGAGCAGGGGCACCTGGAGCAGTACGCACCGGACGCTGGGCTCGGCCTGGCGGACGACGTCTTCCCAGTGCTCATTGAGGCCCACCAGCCCGTGCAGGAAGACCACCGCCGCACCGGTGCCGACCTCCTCGACGGCCGCGGGCACCGGGCCGTGGCGGCCGCGCAGCGTGAGCGGCTTGCCGCAGGCCGGCGGGGCCGAATTGGCCGAAGCGTGCTGTCCCGTGGCGCCCGTAGGTGTCAACGTGTGGGGTTCCCTGCCCATCGGGCCCGCTCCGGCGGCGGATGCGGAGACGTCCGACGGCCGAACATCCCCACCCCCACAGGGCGAACCCATAACACGATACTACGCCCGGTGGTCGCCGGGCGCGGCTATGAACCTAGTGACGGCCAACCAGGTCCCCTAGGTGTGAATCAAGGGTAAACCCAAATGGGCCGATCACCCCTCCACGATCGCCCCATCGACCATGTGGACCACCCGGTCGGCACGGTCGGCCACGTGCTGGTCGTGGGTGACCATGATCAGGGCCCGCTTGGGGGCTTGCGGATCATCGGGCCGGACAACCTTTTCCAGGGCATCGAGGATGCTCTCGCCGGTGTGCTGGTCGAGGTTGCCGGTGGGCTCGTCGGCCAGCAGCAGTGGGGGGTCGGCGATCAGGGCCCGGGCGATGGCCACCCGCTGGCGCTCGCCGCCGCTGAGCTGGGCGGGCTTGTGCCGCAGGCGTTCGCCCAGGCCGAAAGCGTGGAGCAACTCCTTCGCCCGCTCGCGTCGCTGGGCAGGCACCTTTCTTCCGAGCACGCCCTGGGTCATCGCGCCCAGCAGCACGTTGCCCAGCACGTCGAGCTCGGGCAGCAGGTGGTAGAACTGGAACACGATGCCCACGTCGCGGGCCCGATACTTGTTCAGCCCGCCCGGACCCAGCTTGCCCAGATCTCGCCCCTCGAACCTGATGCTGCCGTCCTGGGGCTTGTCGAGCCCGCCGATGAGATGCAGCAGCGTGCTCTTGCCGCTGCCCGACGCGCCCAGGATGGCCACCCACTCGCCCGGCTTCAGGCTAAGCGACGCCCCACGCAGCACCGGCACGGGCACGCGCCCGAGCTTGTAGGTCTTGTGCACGTCCTTGGCTTCGAGGAGCAAGCTCACGCGCTCTCCAACGCGCTGAGGCAGCGTGCGACGACATCGGCGAACGGCACAACCTCGCCCTTGCCCGCGTCCTTCCGCAGCTTGAATTCCACACCGCCGGCCTCGATCGCCTTGTCCCCCAGGGTGAGCCGGATGGGGATGCCAACGAGATCGGCGTCCTTGAACTTCGGGCCCGGGCGTTCGTTGCG
It contains:
- a CDS encoding alpha/beta hydrolase; this encodes MGREPHTLTPTGATGQHASANSAPPACGKPLTLRGRHGPVPAAVEEVGTGAAVVFLHGLVGLNEHWEDVVRQAEPSVRCVLLQVPLLDLRGEDCSIDGVTALTIDFLEQHFDHPVVLVGNSFGGHVALRVALQRPDLVRGMVLAGSSGLIEKSMVSDIQLRPSRAWLERKIGELFYDPEKYMRASDIERAHQQLSERGGARAMVRLSRSARRNHLGSRMAQIEVPTLLIWGKQDIVTPPEAANQFASMLSKSRLVWFERCGHVPMMEHPEPFAAELVEFVESLGPEKTEG
- a CDS encoding ABC transporter ATP-binding protein — encoded protein: MSLLLEAKDVHKTYKLGRVPVPVLRGASLSLKPGEWVAILGASGSGKSTLLHLIGGLDKPQDGSIRFEGRDLGKLGPGGLNKYRARDVGIVFQFYHLLPELDVLGNVLLGAMTQGVLGRKVPAQRRERAKELLHAFGLGERLRHKPAQLSGGERQRVAIARALIADPPLLLADEPTGNLDQHTGESILDALEKVVRPDDPQAPKRALIMVTHDQHVADRADRVVHMVDGAIVEG
- a CDS encoding GH3 auxin-responsive promoter family protein, whose translation is MNAPIQQTGPLRWTSLIGAGLHACVAGRARKLRNHAHWTANTAYIQRAQLRGLLEQAKGTAFGREYGFATVLKASDAEIASEYRKAVPARDYVAFLPYVERMVEDAEPDVLWPGLVKQFCQTSGTTAGDKRIPITDAMMASNKKASFDIFAHALNWGVSLPKLLGGKALFLGGSSALDRRDNGILVGDLSGIATQQIRWPLSAIYSPGRDIALMDHWPSKLDAMAELTSTQDVRMISGMPSWTVALMEKVLAITGKARIDEVWPHLTIFTHGGVRYDPFEPTVRRLFTGGERDITVRLELYPASEGFIAIQDTFGHPGMRLNADHGIFYEFVPLEEIDKEDAPAFCADEAEPGQRYVVLMSTCAGLWRYVIGDVVVFESVPNRIGWGGGTGPARLRIVGRHKLFINAFGENLIVENIETAVAHAARETGIEVGEFTASPVYPGDGVRSGLQLAVEAASGGAMDRFAEAFDANLQSKVVDYRVKRTDSLGMAPPIVTRLEPGAIHAWMEGRGKLGGQHKVPRCANHREFMDALAGPVGAEQAAANRP